The Actinocorallia herbida DNA window CCGCCGGCCATGAGGATGAGGACTTCGTTCTCGCGGGCGGTGAGGGTGGCGAGGGCGGCGGGCGGGGTGATGCGGGAGCGGCGCTGGCGGGCGAACTCGCGGACCAGGCGGGCGGTCACCTGGGGGGCCAGGAGGGCGTCGCCCCGGGCGACGATGCGGACCGCGGAAACGAGGTCGGCGGCGGTGGCGTCCTTGAGGAGGAAGCCGGAGGCGCCCGCGGCGAGGGCGTCGTAGACGTGCTCGTCGATGTCGAAGGTGGTGAGGATGAGGACGCGGAGGTTCTCGGTGCCGGGGTCGGCGAGGATCCGGCGGGTCGCCTCGATGCCGTCCATGCGGGGCATCCGGACGTCCATCACCATCACGTCCGGACGGTGTCTCCGGGCCAGGTCCACGGCCTCGGCCCCGTCTCCGGCCTCGCCGACGACGGTGATGTCCTCCTGTGCGCCGAGCAGGGCGGCGAACCCCGCGCGGACGATCGTCTGATCGTCGGCGATGACGACCCGGATCATGGCGCCTCCCTAACCGGTCCCCCGATTGTCCCAGCCGATCGGCCCCGTGGCACCGGCCAGGGCAGACAGATCCTCGGTCAGGTGCGGAAGGGCAGGTCGGCGGACACGTCGAATCCGCCGTCGGCGGCGGGCCCGGCCCGGAAGTCGCCGCCGAGCATGGTCGCCCGCTCGCGCATGCCGATCAGGCCGTGCCCGCCGGCCGCGGGCAGCGGGAACCCGTCGACCCGGGTCTGCGCGGGTCCCGCGGCGGCGTTGTGGACGCGGACGGCCAGCCTGTCGGGGTGGTAGGTGAGATCGATCTGGACGGGCGCCCCCGGCGCGTGCCTGCGCACGTTCGTCAGGGCCTCCTGGACGATCCGGTAGGCGGACAGCTCAAGGGTGGCCGACAAGGGGTGCTCGGTTCCGCGCACCGAAAGGGCGGCCGCGCCTCCGGCGCCCCGGTGCTGGTCGAGGAGGTCGCCGATCCGGTCGAGCCTGGGCTGCGGGGTGACCTCGCCGTCGGCGGGCGCGTCGGACCGCAGGACGCCCAGGAGCCGCCGCATCTCGACCAGCGCCTCGCGCGCGGTGTGCGCGATCTCCGCGTAGCCCTCCTTGGCCTCGTCCGTCAGCGACGGCATCGTGTACGGGGCGGTCTCGGCCTGGACCGCGATCATGGACACCGAGTGCGCGACGACGTCGTGCAGCTCCCGCGCGATCCGGGCCCGCTCCCGCATGACGGCCTGGTCCCGCTGCGCGTCGCCGAGCGCCTGAAGGGTCTCCGTGCGCTGCTCCCGGGCCTCGGCCGCCGTCGTCTGGACGGTCCGGCGGGCGTCCCCGAGTCCGATGGCCCCGATCACCGCGGCGACCGCGGCGGGCCACGGGATCGCGTCCAGGCCGTCCCCGGCGAGGTAGACGACCCCGACGACCGTGAGCGAGGTCACCGCGAGCACCCCCGCCGACGCCCGGGGCAGGGTCTGCGCCAGGAGGTAGAGCATCCAGAGCGCGGCGGCCATCGTGGTGACCAGGAACGCCTGTCCGGACAGCAGCGAGGCCGCCGCGGCGCCCAGCACCAGCGCGGCCGCGGGCTTGGGCACCTCGCGCCGCCACACCAGCGGCAGCGCGGCCGCGACGGCGAAGGCCCCCTGGACGCTGAAGAGATCGTCGGTGTTCGTGCCCGCCTCGTACACGGCGGCAAGGGTGAAGAGCAGTCCGGTGACGGGCGCGTAGACCCACGAGGAGAAGAACCGCTGCCAGGAGGCCATCCAGCGCGGCGTGGGCGCGGGCTGCGCGGCCTGCGGCGCGATCATGGTGCCGTAGGGCCCGAACGAGGGGAGCGGCACGGCGGGCTGCGGCCGGCCGTGGATCTTGGCGAGGGCCTTGTCCAGGAGTGGCTTCAACAGCCGCCCGATGCCTTCCAGCACCCACAGCAGGAGCTGGCCGACGGCGGCCACGCCCCGTCCGGAGAGCCGCCACAGATGTTCGGCCGCACCCGTCCCCAGTGTCTTCTCGCTGCTCACGCTGCCATCCTCGCCGGATTTGGGGCTGTTCGCCTCACCTTAGGGTGCGATACCCCGTGGACCGATCCGCCTGGAGGATGACCCGGATCCGGGCCCGGAGGGGGACGTGGAATGAAAGCGCGACGCCTACCGTTGGAGACAGAGAGCAGGAGATGGGGGTCTCCGAAAAGCCTCCGCCCACCGGATTCGGGGGAACCGATGGGCGGGGGCTTCGCTCAAGGTCACGGCGTCGGACGGCCTCAGGCCTCCGGCGCCGATCCGTTTCCGGCGGTGGCGCCCGACACGCCGTTGCCCGCCGACTTGTGCTTGTCGAGGTCGGGCTCCAGGTAGATCAGCCGCGCGACCGGCATCAGCTCCCGGACCTTGCCCTCGGCCGCGTCGATCGCCCGCGCGATCTCCACCGCGGTGTCCTCGCCGCCGACCGCGATCTTCGCCGCGACGAGCAGTTCCTCGGGACCGAGGTACTGGGTGCGCAGGTGGATCACCCGGTCGACCTCCGGCACCGACTCCAGCGCCGCGATGATCTCCTTGTCGGCGGCCTCGCCCGCGCCCTCGCCGAGCAGGAGGCTCTTGGTCTCGAACGCGAGGATCACCGCGATGACGGCCAGCAGCACCCCGATGGAGATGGTGCCGAGCGCGTCCCAGGTGCCGTCGCCGGTGATGACGGCGAGGCCGACGCCCAGCAGCGCGAGGACGAGGCCGACGAGCGCGCCCAGGTCCTCCAGCAGCACGACGGGCAGTTCCGGTGCCTTCGCGCGGCGGATGAACTCCCACCACGAGCGGTCGCCGCGGATCGCGTTGGACTCCACGATGGCCGTCCGGAAGCTGAAGCTCTCCAGGCCGATCGCGATGATCAGGACGCCGAACGCCCACTGCGGGGACTCCACCGGGTGCGGGTCCTGGAGCTTGTGGACGCCCTCGTAGAGCGAGAAGACCGCGCCGACCGTGAACAGGACGAGCGCGACGATGAAGGCGTAGAAGTACCGCTCCCTGCCGTACCCGAACGGGTGGTCGGCGGTCCGTGCCCGGGTGGCGCGCTTCTTGCCGAGGAGGAGCAGCGCCTGGTTGCCGGAGTCGGCGACCGAGTGGATGGACTCGGCCAGCATCGACGACGAACTCGTGAAAACGTACGCCACGAACTTGGCCGCCGCGATCCCCAGGTTCGCCGCGAGTGCCGCGACGATCGCCTTGGTTCCGCCTTCTGCTGACATTTAGTAGATCCTCGCTTCAATTTCCGTACGCGCGGGGACGGGTGTCGGGTCCACTCCCAGCGCCAACGCCAGGTAAACGGACACATAGTCGCACAACCCGATCAGCGAGACGGCACGCTCCAGGGGGTGCACGCCCTCCCCGGTGATCGTGGAGACCGCGATGCCGCGCGCCGCGGCGGTGTCGGCGACGGGCGAGCGGCCCTGGG harbors:
- a CDS encoding response regulator transcription factor, whose protein sequence is MIRVVIADDQTIVRAGFAALLGAQEDITVVGEAGDGAEAVDLARRHRPDVMVMDVRMPRMDGIEATRRILADPGTENLRVLILTTFDIDEHVYDALAAGASGFLLKDATAADLVSAVRIVARGDALLAPQVTARLVREFARQRRSRITPPAALATLTARENEVLILMAGGLSNAEIATHLVVSEHTVKTHVARVFTKLTLRDRAQAVMLAYESGLVTPGQP
- a CDS encoding sensor histidine kinase yields the protein MSSEKTLGTGAAEHLWRLSGRGVAAVGQLLLWVLEGIGRLLKPLLDKALAKIHGRPQPAVPLPSFGPYGTMIAPQAAQPAPTPRWMASWQRFFSSWVYAPVTGLLFTLAAVYEAGTNTDDLFSVQGAFAVAAALPLVWRREVPKPAAALVLGAAAASLLSGQAFLVTTMAAALWMLYLLAQTLPRASAGVLAVTSLTVVGVVYLAGDGLDAIPWPAAVAAVIGAIGLGDARRTVQTTAAEAREQRTETLQALGDAQRDQAVMRERARIARELHDVVAHSVSMIAVQAETAPYTMPSLTDEAKEGYAEIAHTAREALVEMRRLLGVLRSDAPADGEVTPQPRLDRIGDLLDQHRGAGGAAALSVRGTEHPLSATLELSAYRIVQEALTNVRRHAPGAPVQIDLTYHPDRLAVRVHNAAAGPAQTRVDGFPLPAAGGHGLIGMRERATMLGGDFRAGPAADGGFDVSADLPFRT
- a CDS encoding cation diffusion facilitator family transporter, whose protein sequence is MSAEGGTKAIVAALAANLGIAAAKFVAYVFTSSSSMLAESIHSVADSGNQALLLLGKKRATRARTADHPFGYGRERYFYAFIVALVLFTVGAVFSLYEGVHKLQDPHPVESPQWAFGVLIIAIGLESFSFRTAIVESNAIRGDRSWWEFIRRAKAPELPVVLLEDLGALVGLVLALLGVGLAVITGDGTWDALGTISIGVLLAVIAVILAFETKSLLLGEGAGEAADKEIIAALESVPEVDRVIHLRTQYLGPEELLVAAKIAVGGEDTAVEIARAIDAAEGKVRELMPVARLIYLEPDLDKHKSAGNGVSGATAGNGSAPEA